The proteins below are encoded in one region of Alistipes communis:
- a CDS encoding RagB/SusD family nutrient uptake outer membrane protein produces MKNILKTFGLLLLSGTAFVACDDYLDRQPDEQLTPDQIFLKASTTEQYLTNVYAYQPNYSDPSGQTLPWAPCADESSIAYTGRSYTQINYDTWDPSINLQRSYTYNNIYKGIREASYFMQHVYECPEIGDTDKGYMYNEARFLRAYYYSLLMSTFGPVFILGDEPTDYEQEDLNERERDSWEKCVDYVTTELYEASKGLPQEWASAKYGRATKGAALAIRSRVYLYSARKLFNGNDLYKGVIDKYGNPLFPTVYDEKKWETAAQAAKDVIDMNIYGLVGADGTDPYGSLHDLYTTVGPVNSVTEMIFSRIVSAYNWGIAATPRMARSRAYGSFGPTQKLVDAFAMANGRYPITGYTNGDQTQPIIDPESGYSETGFSTFTHPIFGDQLANTFMMYQNREPRFYINVLWSGCVWHSGNVNKGVVQLYTGGNSGYAATQQNYPATGYLAGKFIDHTKDTSTAGDSTSTDVWDFIDWPIIRYAEILLNYVEALNEYDPGNPDILTYLNMVRKRAGVPDIEKVYPEAVGNQKQMRELIRRERMVELCYENHRYFDIRTWMIAETEHGDVYGMNIDATNHNANSAFWKRTLSTRDSGLSANGHRKFSPRGYLFPISQEEMDRTNCTQNYGW; encoded by the coding sequence ATGAAAAACATATTGAAAACATTCGGATTGCTGTTATTGTCCGGCACCGCGTTCGTAGCCTGCGACGACTATCTCGACCGCCAGCCCGACGAACAGTTGACGCCGGACCAGATCTTCCTGAAAGCCTCGACGACGGAACAATACCTGACCAACGTCTACGCTTACCAACCCAATTACAGCGACCCTTCGGGACAGACGCTGCCGTGGGCGCCCTGCGCCGATGAATCGTCGATCGCCTACACCGGCCGTTCGTACACGCAGATTAACTACGACACGTGGGATCCCTCCATCAATCTTCAACGCAGTTACACCTACAACAACATCTACAAGGGTATCCGCGAAGCCAGCTATTTCATGCAGCACGTCTACGAATGCCCCGAAATAGGCGACACCGACAAGGGATACATGTACAACGAAGCCCGCTTCCTGCGCGCCTACTACTATTCGCTGCTGATGTCCACCTTCGGCCCCGTGTTCATTCTGGGCGACGAACCCACGGATTACGAGCAGGAGGACCTGAACGAACGCGAACGCGACTCGTGGGAGAAGTGCGTCGACTACGTGACCACGGAACTCTACGAAGCCTCCAAAGGCCTCCCGCAGGAGTGGGCGTCGGCTAAATACGGCCGCGCCACCAAAGGGGCGGCCCTTGCCATCCGCTCCCGCGTCTATCTCTATTCAGCCCGCAAACTCTTCAACGGCAACGACCTCTACAAGGGCGTGATCGACAAGTACGGCAACCCGCTCTTCCCCACAGTCTACGACGAGAAGAAATGGGAGACTGCCGCACAGGCCGCCAAAGACGTGATCGACATGAACATCTACGGTCTCGTCGGGGCCGACGGCACCGATCCCTACGGCAGTCTGCACGATCTGTACACGACGGTCGGGCCGGTCAACAGCGTGACAGAGATGATCTTCTCCCGCATCGTCAGCGCCTACAACTGGGGTATCGCCGCCACGCCCCGCATGGCCCGGTCGCGCGCCTACGGATCGTTCGGCCCCACGCAGAAGCTGGTCGACGCCTTCGCCATGGCCAACGGCCGCTATCCCATCACGGGATATACGAACGGCGACCAGACGCAGCCGATCATCGATCCCGAATCGGGATACAGCGAGACGGGATTCTCGACCTTCACGCATCCGATCTTCGGCGACCAGCTGGCCAACACCTTCATGATGTACCAGAACCGCGAACCGCGCTTCTACATCAACGTGCTGTGGAGCGGCTGCGTATGGCACAGCGGCAACGTGAACAAGGGCGTCGTCCAACTCTACACCGGCGGTAATTCAGGCTATGCAGCCACCCAGCAGAACTATCCCGCCACAGGCTACCTGGCCGGCAAGTTCATCGATCACACCAAAGACACTTCGACCGCCGGCGACTCGACCAGTACGGACGTGTGGGACTTCATCGACTGGCCGATCATCCGTTACGCCGAGATTCTGCTCAACTACGTCGAAGCGCTCAACGAATACGATCCCGGCAATCCGGACATCCTCACCTATCTCAACATGGTGCGCAAGCGCGCGGGCGTCCCCGACATCGAGAAAGTCTACCCCGAAGCGGTGGGCAACCAGAAGCAGATGCGCGAACTGATCCGCCGCGAACGCATGGTCGAACTCTGCTACGAGAATCACCGCTATTTCGACATCCGCACATGGATGATCGCCGAAACGGAGCACGGCGACGTCTACGGCATGAACATCGACGCGACGAACCACAACGCCAACAGCGCTTTCTGGAAACGCACGCTCAGCACCCGCGACAGCGGATTGAGCGCCAACGGACATCGCAAATTCTCGCCGCGCGGCTACCTCTTCCCCATTTCGCAGGAGGAGATGGACCGTACGAATTGCACGCAGAACTACGGTTGGTAA
- a CDS encoding SusC/RagA family TonB-linked outer membrane protein, whose translation MKQNFRGSWHVRALLLLCLTFQIPWGGELSHAAQTAQQNTIRIGNVTNLKELIRQIEAQTSYKVSYQGNLADNITIKADPSKHNVEELLADALRGTGISYVIRYNTIILTQEQPRAEAAQQASQTRHIAGRVIDAETKEPIIGATVWVKDSALGTNTNVDGAFDYTFTGHYGYIAVSYIGYQTQEFPVTNLPKVIELSAGNELDEVVVVGYGTQKKASVVGSIASVSVNDIRMPTAKISNNLAGQLAGVISVQRSGEPGASSTFWIRGISTFGSSTTPLVLVDGIERDLDLVDIEDIKDFSILKDAAATAIYGVRGANGVILITTREGIVGKPQINIRFEAGMVQPTKVPDMLDAVQFAELWNAAAGSEVYTPEVIQKYRDGSDPDLYPNVDWVDYLYKDLSFNERVNVNVTGGGSTAKYYISGGFYNEDGLFARDNMKEYNTSVFYRKFNFRSNVEVQLHKYTKLNVNLATTFERKNEPGTAASTIWDYAVKSAPNVFPAVYSNGLLPGPGANNGENPYVLLTQTGYREKFYNTAQSLFSLTQDLGDWVTKGLTVTVKGSFDAKNYNHLARTKTPPQYMASGRDEFGDLILQQTVVGTDNLTYAESHSGYRSVYLEASVNWARSFGKHDLSALFLYQQSQRNDVGIDKSEPELALPYRHQGIAGRITYSYDNRYFIEGNFGYNGSENFSPGKRFGFFPSVAAGYVISNEKFFEPVRGVIDLLKIKASYGIVGNDKIGTGDNVRRFIYNGTVNSGSSYYFGTRPHSSSSIQMGDWPNPNVGWEEAHKLNVGVDLSLFSKLKISADYFKEKREGIFLQRQSIPVYVGLSTQPWVNIGKMRNSGVDASLEYHQTIGQDLHLTVRGNFTYARNMIVDQDQPDYKYLYMNRTGQARYQTFGLVAAGLFRDQADIDAWPKQSFGDVEPGDIKYLDLNGDGVVDSYDVKPIGYTNVPEIVYGFGFSLQWKAFDFSAFFQGVGHVSFSTRTDQTLGFNARNSREANLFSDVYDNYWTPERLDAKYPRLYIGTNNNNNQTSTFWMANGRYMRLKNLEIGYTLPKRISQKMAMQNMRVYLSGVNLFTFSPFKLWDPDLQTGATNYPNNRIINIGLTIGF comes from the coding sequence ATGAAACAGAATTTTCGCGGTTCATGGCATGTCCGGGCATTGCTGCTTCTCTGCCTGACATTCCAAATCCCGTGGGGGGGGGAATTATCCCACGCCGCACAGACGGCGCAACAAAACACGATCCGCATCGGGAACGTGACCAACCTGAAAGAACTGATCCGACAGATCGAAGCGCAGACCTCTTACAAGGTCTCCTACCAAGGTAATCTGGCCGACAACATCACGATCAAGGCCGATCCGTCGAAACACAACGTCGAGGAGCTGCTCGCCGATGCACTCCGCGGCACGGGTATCAGCTACGTGATCCGCTACAACACGATCATCCTTACGCAGGAGCAGCCGCGCGCCGAGGCTGCGCAGCAGGCGTCGCAGACGCGTCACATCGCGGGCCGCGTGATCGATGCCGAGACCAAGGAGCCGATCATCGGCGCGACGGTCTGGGTCAAGGATTCGGCGCTGGGAACGAACACCAACGTCGACGGAGCTTTCGACTACACCTTCACGGGACACTACGGCTACATCGCCGTCTCCTACATCGGCTACCAGACACAGGAGTTCCCCGTCACCAACCTTCCCAAGGTGATCGAGCTCTCGGCCGGCAACGAACTCGACGAAGTGGTCGTCGTGGGATACGGCACGCAGAAGAAAGCCAGCGTCGTGGGGTCGATCGCCTCGGTCTCGGTCAACGACATCCGGATGCCGACGGCCAAAATCTCCAACAACCTGGCCGGCCAGCTGGCCGGCGTGATCTCGGTGCAGCGTTCGGGCGAACCGGGCGCCAGCTCGACCTTCTGGATCCGCGGCATCTCGACCTTCGGCAGCAGCACGACGCCGCTGGTGCTCGTCGACGGCATCGAACGTGATCTGGATCTGGTCGACATCGAGGACATCAAGGACTTCTCGATCCTCAAAGACGCCGCCGCGACGGCCATCTACGGCGTGCGCGGCGCCAACGGCGTGATCCTCATCACCACGCGCGAGGGTATCGTCGGCAAACCCCAGATCAACATCCGCTTCGAAGCCGGCATGGTGCAGCCGACCAAAGTCCCCGACATGCTCGACGCCGTGCAGTTCGCCGAACTGTGGAACGCCGCCGCGGGCAGCGAGGTCTACACGCCCGAAGTCATCCAGAAATACCGCGACGGCTCCGATCCCGACCTCTACCCCAACGTAGACTGGGTGGACTACCTCTACAAGGATCTCTCGTTCAACGAGCGCGTCAACGTCAACGTGACGGGCGGCGGCAGCACGGCCAAATACTACATTTCGGGCGGTTTCTACAACGAAGACGGTCTGTTCGCCCGCGACAACATGAAGGAGTACAACACGTCGGTCTTCTACCGCAAGTTCAACTTCCGCTCCAACGTCGAGGTGCAGCTCCACAAATATACCAAGCTCAACGTCAACCTGGCCACCACCTTCGAGCGCAAGAACGAACCGGGAACGGCGGCGTCGACGATTTGGGACTATGCGGTCAAATCGGCTCCCAATGTCTTTCCGGCCGTCTACTCCAACGGCCTGCTGCCCGGCCCCGGCGCCAACAACGGCGAGAACCCCTACGTGCTGCTGACGCAGACCGGTTACCGCGAGAAGTTCTACAACACGGCGCAGTCGCTCTTCTCGCTCACGCAGGACCTCGGCGACTGGGTAACCAAAGGACTCACCGTCACCGTCAAAGGCTCGTTCGACGCCAAGAACTACAACCATCTGGCACGCACCAAGACACCCCCGCAGTACATGGCCAGCGGCCGAGACGAGTTCGGCGACCTGATCTTGCAGCAGACGGTCGTCGGCACCGACAACCTGACCTACGCCGAATCGCACAGCGGCTACCGTTCGGTCTACCTCGAAGCGTCGGTCAACTGGGCGCGCTCCTTCGGCAAGCACGACCTCTCGGCGCTTTTCCTCTACCAGCAGTCGCAGCGCAACGACGTAGGTATCGACAAGTCGGAGCCCGAACTGGCCCTTCCCTACCGGCACCAGGGTATCGCCGGACGTATCACGTACAGCTACGACAACCGCTATTTCATCGAAGGCAACTTCGGTTACAACGGCTCGGAAAACTTCTCGCCGGGCAAACGGTTCGGATTCTTTCCGTCGGTAGCGGCCGGCTACGTGATCTCCAACGAGAAGTTCTTCGAACCGGTGCGGGGCGTGATCGACCTGCTCAAAATCAAGGCCTCCTACGGTATCGTGGGCAACGACAAGATCGGCACGGGCGACAACGTGCGCCGCTTCATCTACAACGGCACGGTCAACTCCGGCAGCAGCTACTATTTCGGAACCAGACCGCACAGCTCCTCTTCGATCCAAATGGGCGACTGGCCCAACCCCAACGTGGGCTGGGAAGAGGCGCACAAACTCAACGTGGGCGTCGACCTGTCGCTGTTCAGCAAGCTGAAAATCTCGGCCGACTATTTCAAAGAGAAACGCGAGGGCATCTTCCTCCAACGGCAGTCGATCCCCGTCTACGTCGGTCTGAGCACCCAGCCGTGGGTGAACATCGGCAAGATGCGCAACAGCGGCGTCGACGCTTCGCTGGAATACCACCAGACGATCGGCCAAGACCTGCATCTGACCGTGCGCGGTAACTTCACCTACGCCCGCAACATGATCGTCGATCAGGATCAACCCGACTACAAATACCTCTACATGAACCGCACGGGGCAGGCACGCTACCAGACGTTCGGCCTTGTAGCGGCCGGCCTGTTCCGCGACCAGGCCGACATCGACGCATGGCCGAAGCAGTCGTTCGGCGACGTCGAACCGGGCGACATCAAGTACCTCGACCTCAACGGCGACGGCGTGGTCGACTCCTACGACGTCAAGCCCATCGGCTACACCAACGTTCCGGAGATCGTCTACGGATTCGGCTTCTCGCTGCAATGGAAGGCGTTCGACTTCTCGGCCTTCTTCCAGGGCGTCGGCCACGTAAGCTTCTCGACACGTACCGATCAGACGCTCGGCTTCAACGCCCGCAACAGCCGCGAGGCCAACCTCTTCTCCGATGTCTACGATAACTACTGGACGCCCGAACGGCTCGACGCCAAATATCCGCGTCTGTATATCGGTACGAATAACAACAACAATCAGACCTCGACCTTCTGGATGGCCAACGGCCGCTACATGCGCCTGAAAAACCTCGAAATCGGCTATACGCTGCCCAAGCGCATCTCCCAGAAGATGGCCATGCAGAACATGCGCGTCTATCTCTCCGGCGTGAACCTGTTCACGTTCAGTCCCTTCAAACTGTGGGACCCCGACTTGCAGACCGGCGCCACGAACTATCCCAACAACCGCATCATCAACATCGGCCTTACGATCGGCTTCTAA
- a CDS encoding FecR family protein — protein sequence MIEIDDTLLIEFLGGKLDATTSAEVERWYDASDENRRRLERLYLVFFTGERLSAAAAVDPNLSWQTLRRRIEARRRPAPTKRLRTVVRYAAVFAVGLLTAGSLLFPYRSADDRTCTVTTEERACSIRLSDGSNVRLMPHSQLRYASDFGSEGRTVHLTGEAFFDIRKMADAPFTVDAGKETRTVVRGTKFNMKAYDDCSDIETTLIEGVVDFHAGDRTVTLSPGQKISYNPANRKLMLREVNVDAELDAQLRSFQYVQLSKVVESIGTHYGCDIAFGREALGEILFTGTLDYNMPLRHVLEIVTLSTDTRFTRNGDKITIL from the coding sequence ATGATCGAAATCGACGATACGCTGTTGATCGAATTTCTGGGAGGAAAACTCGACGCCACGACCTCGGCCGAGGTCGAACGATGGTACGACGCCTCCGACGAGAACCGCCGCAGGCTGGAACGGCTCTACCTCGTTTTCTTCACGGGCGAACGCCTGTCGGCCGCAGCCGCGGTCGATCCCAATCTCTCCTGGCAGACGCTGCGTCGGCGCATCGAGGCGCGCAGGCGCCCCGCACCGACGAAACGGCTGCGCACCGTCGTCCGCTATGCGGCCGTCTTCGCCGTCGGACTCCTCACCGCAGGTTCGCTGCTGTTTCCCTACCGGTCTGCGGACGACCGCACCTGTACGGTCACGACCGAAGAGCGGGCCTGCTCGATCCGTCTCTCCGACGGTTCGAACGTACGACTGATGCCCCACTCGCAGCTGCGCTACGCATCCGATTTCGGCAGCGAGGGCCGCACGGTGCATCTGACGGGGGAAGCTTTCTTCGACATCCGCAAAATGGCCGACGCACCGTTTACCGTTGACGCCGGAAAGGAGACCCGCACCGTCGTGCGGGGTACGAAATTCAACATGAAAGCCTACGACGACTGTTCGGACATCGAGACGACGCTCATCGAAGGCGTCGTCGACTTCCACGCGGGCGACCGCACGGTGACGCTGAGCCCCGGACAAAAGATCTCGTACAATCCGGCCAACCGCAAACTGATGCTGCGCGAAGTCAACGTCGATGCGGAACTCGATGCGCAACTGCGTTCATTCCAGTACGTCCAGCTGTCGAAGGTCGTCGAAAGCATCGGCACCCACTACGGCTGCGACATCGCTTTCGGCCGCGAAGCGCTCGGAGAGATCCTCTTCACCGGCACGCTCGACTACAACATGCCGCTGCGCCATGTCCTCGAAATCGTGACGCTCTCGACCGATACACGCTTCACCCGGAACGGCGACAAAATCACCATCTTATGA
- a CDS encoding putative Ig domain-containing protein encodes MQRLLAFFFAAALLWTPAWSQSAPDALVPDLSQYILTPPAPPTPRINGAKVFGARPGSEFLFAIPASGDRPMTFAAEGLPKGLSLDPSTGFITGRVKKPGTYLVKLTARNALGEATRELRIVIGERIALTPPMGWNSWNCWARDVTQEQVLSSARAMVESGLVNHGWTYINIDDGWQGRRGGRYNAIQTNDKFPDMKELSEQVHAMGLKLGIYSSPWIGTYAAHIGSYSDNPDGENQWIKDGNHNENFRYEKPGGNYWQDRKEMYRHGAYSFVEADARQWADWQIDYLKYDWNPNDLYHVKEMHDALRATDRDIVYSISNSAPYADAPLWVEYTDCWRTTGDIRDTWKSISSIGFEQQRWAPFCGPGHWPDADMLVVGLVGWGPKLHYTKLTADEQYTHMSLWAMLASPLLIGCDLARLDPFTKSLLTNDEVIAVNQDPLGVHAAAIWEKEGRVIYVKHLEDGAMAVGLFNKTREPAKIGFTLKQLGIRGTQVVRDLWRQKDLTTTDKGFETQVPPHGVVLVKIAPGNPTRNDLKK; translated from the coding sequence ATGCAACGACTACTCGCGTTTTTCTTCGCGGCCGCGCTTCTGTGGACACCCGCATGGAGCCAGTCGGCCCCCGACGCCCTGGTGCCGGATCTCTCGCAGTACATTCTCACCCCGCCCGCGCCGCCTACTCCCCGCATCAACGGGGCGAAGGTCTTCGGGGCCCGTCCTGGCTCGGAGTTTCTCTTCGCCATACCGGCATCCGGAGACAGACCCATGACATTCGCCGCCGAAGGTCTGCCCAAAGGCCTCTCCCTCGATCCCTCGACCGGCTTCATCACGGGCCGCGTCAAGAAGCCGGGCACCTACCTCGTCAAACTCACCGCACGCAACGCACTCGGGGAAGCCACCCGCGAACTTCGCATCGTCATCGGCGAGCGGATCGCCCTCACGCCGCCCATGGGCTGGAACTCGTGGAACTGCTGGGCGCGCGACGTCACGCAGGAGCAAGTCCTCTCCTCGGCTCGTGCGATGGTCGAGTCGGGGCTCGTGAACCACGGCTGGACGTACATCAACATCGACGACGGCTGGCAGGGCCGGCGCGGCGGCCGCTACAACGCCATCCAGACCAACGACAAGTTCCCCGACATGAAGGAGCTCTCGGAGCAGGTACACGCCATGGGACTTAAACTCGGCATCTACTCCTCGCCCTGGATCGGAACCTACGCCGCGCACATCGGATCGTACTCCGACAACCCCGACGGCGAGAACCAGTGGATCAAGGACGGCAACCACAACGAGAATTTCCGCTACGAGAAACCCGGCGGCAACTACTGGCAGGACCGCAAGGAGATGTACCGCCACGGCGCCTACTCCTTCGTCGAGGCCGACGCACGCCAGTGGGCCGACTGGCAGATCGACTACCTCAAATACGATTGGAATCCCAACGATCTCTACCACGTAAAGGAGATGCACGACGCGCTTCGCGCAACGGATCGCGACATCGTATACAGCATCTCCAACTCGGCACCCTATGCCGACGCTCCGCTATGGGTGGAGTATACCGACTGCTGGCGCACCACGGGCGATATTCGCGACACGTGGAAAAGCATCTCATCCATCGGCTTCGAACAGCAGCGCTGGGCGCCCTTCTGCGGCCCCGGACACTGGCCCGACGCCGACATGCTCGTCGTGGGACTCGTCGGATGGGGCCCCAAGCTCCACTATACGAAGCTCACGGCCGACGAACAGTATACGCACATGTCGCTCTGGGCCATGCTCGCTTCGCCGCTGCTCATCGGCTGCGATTTGGCGCGGCTCGATCCTTTCACGAAATCGCTGCTTACCAACGACGAGGTGATCGCCGTCAACCAGGATCCGCTGGGCGTGCACGCCGCGGCGATCTGGGAAAAGGAGGGACGGGTGATTTACGTCAAGCACCTCGAAGACGGTGCGATGGCCGTAGGGTTGTTCAACAAAACCCGCGAACCCGCGAAGATCGGTTTCACGCTCAAACAACTCGGCATCAGGGGTACGCAGGTCGTGCGCGACCTGTGGAGACAGAAAGACCTCACGACCACCGACAAGGGCTTCGAGACACAAGTCCCGCCCCACGGGGTGGTGCTGGTCAAGATCGCACCCGGAAATCCGACACGAAACGACCTGAAAAAATAG
- a CDS encoding Ig-like domain-containing protein → MKSFVMTCSLIFAAAGFCLAATNCSNGNKTSDTPPALSFENASKTLEVGETYRPTLRIRHDGDANDTAYDMDGNPLGVTFRSSSPQTVSVDARGIVTGRNVGTATVTAETASGDARCAIGITVRSSNTTWIDAPLSDGIIFSRFVQLPANTVMQGFDVDSRGEIFYTQVTDRYKILVSRSMPDRQATEYMTLCFHGHSSNMAVEEAGDERFVWVGNYANRVDDGNYWHEQVVSRIRYNPGSTHYPWNSDENYFIEAGCLNMNPAVDAANDQLAILYTRVDTPGRYCWVVYSLSEAKALPEETVTLQPLSYGGETESYPLRKDVTPEVRVRNLSRLQPLARFSIPTPAIAWQGYEIHDGRMYLMEGTSGNNDGTTGEAYMTVYDFEGRIVQSRTKVRAVSDLKALTEAGITESGYIESEGVKIRRGKLFLGFASQSKKDGNRRRANIFQYELP, encoded by the coding sequence TTGAAATCATTCGTCATGACCTGCTCCCTGATCTTCGCCGCAGCAGGCTTCTGCCTCGCCGCTACGAACTGTTCGAACGGAAACAAAACGTCCGACACCCCGCCGGCCCTCTCGTTCGAAAACGCATCGAAAACGCTCGAAGTGGGCGAAACCTACCGCCCGACGCTGCGCATCCGCCACGACGGCGATGCGAACGACACCGCATACGACATGGACGGCAACCCGCTGGGCGTGACATTCCGCTCTTCTTCGCCGCAGACGGTTTCGGTCGATGCACGGGGCATCGTCACGGGCCGCAACGTCGGTACGGCGACCGTAACGGCCGAAACGGCCTCCGGCGACGCCCGATGCGCGATCGGCATCACGGTCCGCTCCTCGAACACGACGTGGATCGATGCGCCGCTGAGCGATGGAATCATTTTCAGCCGGTTCGTCCAATTGCCGGCCAATACGGTCATGCAGGGCTTCGACGTCGACTCCCGCGGCGAAATTTTCTACACGCAGGTGACCGATCGATACAAAATTCTGGTTTCGCGCAGTATGCCCGACCGACAGGCTACGGAGTACATGACCCTCTGTTTCCACGGCCACTCCTCGAACATGGCCGTCGAAGAGGCGGGCGACGAGCGTTTCGTCTGGGTAGGCAATTACGCCAATCGGGTGGACGACGGCAACTACTGGCACGAACAGGTCGTCTCGCGCATCCGCTATAACCCCGGCTCGACCCATTACCCGTGGAACTCCGACGAAAATTATTTCATCGAAGCCGGCTGCCTCAACATGAATCCCGCCGTCGACGCGGCGAACGACCAGCTGGCCATCCTCTACACCCGTGTCGACACTCCGGGCCGTTACTGCTGGGTGGTCTATTCGCTCAGCGAAGCGAAAGCCCTTCCCGAAGAGACCGTCACGCTGCAACCCCTCTCCTACGGCGGCGAAACGGAGAGCTATCCGCTCCGAAAAGACGTCACGCCCGAGGTGCGTGTCCGCAATCTCTCGCGGCTGCAACCTCTCGCGCGATTCAGCATCCCGACGCCCGCCATCGCATGGCAGGGATACGAGATACACGACGGCCGCATGTATCTCATGGAGGGAACGAGCGGAAACAACGACGGTACGACGGGAGAAGCCTACATGACAGTCTACGATTTCGAAGGCCGCATCGTACAGTCCCGCACGAAAGTTCGGGCCGTCTCCGACCTGAAAGCGCTGACCGAAGCGGGCATCACCGAAAGCGGATACATCGAGTCCGAAGGGGTGAAAATCCGGCGCGGGAAACTCTTTCTGGGATTCGCCTCGCAATCGAAAAAGGACGGCAACCGACGCCGCGCCAATATTTTCCAATACGAACTTCCTTAA
- a CDS encoding BT_3987 domain-containing protein yields MKLKQFIIPVAGALLLGGCEADHRNDNLPDSVVYLLESDLQKALFYDIEETIDYSFRAFSSGYTVTPSELGIELSDDVLTAYNEANGTAYTALDPACYRLVNSTGSVDADHPSTTFTVQLDCSAIKQLGDLTSYVIPLRLTSSSSKVNEELGSILINPEMAETQVLVRNAGVVECDLGSSQTLDFTAYVEFDNKWETTTEYAYGDEVLDAYNAEHGTNYLPIPTDAVTFTPAQLEVGKREAVSHFEIDKSKLTPDRFYTLAVQLKSNSEFKIGADNTVLYHIALNPLFTDRSKWILVACSSWYTGRGPELTIDGDISTKFENRYNNIGQGDIETLPVTIDWDLGKTCYYAGMKLTRRNDSYVTDLKAGWIEMSDDGKTWMPLQSFDFEGSKTVVGDFRSEQWFGSGRYLRLKMTESGRPGRKLVSVCEFEPVLIDAGE; encoded by the coding sequence ATGAAACTCAAACAGTTCATCATACCTGTCGCCGGAGCGTTGCTGCTCGGCGGCTGCGAAGCGGATCACCGCAACGACAACCTGCCGGACTCGGTCGTCTATCTGCTCGAAAGCGACCTGCAAAAAGCCCTCTTCTACGATATCGAAGAGACCATCGACTACTCCTTCCGCGCTTTCAGCAGCGGATACACCGTCACGCCCTCCGAGCTCGGGATCGAACTTTCGGACGACGTCCTCACGGCCTACAACGAGGCCAACGGCACTGCCTATACGGCGCTCGATCCCGCCTGCTACCGGCTGGTGAACAGTACGGGATCGGTCGATGCCGACCACCCCTCGACGACGTTCACCGTGCAGCTCGACTGCTCGGCGATCAAGCAGCTCGGCGATCTGACGTCCTACGTCATCCCGCTGCGCCTGACCTCCTCCTCTTCGAAGGTGAACGAGGAGCTCGGCAGCATCCTGATCAATCCCGAGATGGCGGAGACCCAGGTGCTGGTTCGAAACGCCGGCGTGGTGGAGTGCGATCTGGGCTCTTCCCAGACGCTCGACTTCACCGCCTACGTCGAATTCGACAACAAGTGGGAGACCACGACCGAATACGCCTACGGCGACGAAGTGCTCGACGCCTACAACGCCGAGCACGGTACGAACTACCTGCCGATCCCGACCGACGCCGTCACCTTCACGCCGGCGCAGCTCGAAGTGGGCAAGCGCGAGGCCGTATCGCATTTCGAGATCGACAAGTCGAAGCTGACGCCCGACCGCTTCTACACGCTGGCCGTGCAGTTGAAAAGCAACTCCGAATTCAAGATCGGAGCAGACAACACCGTGCTCTACCACATCGCGCTCAATCCCCTCTTCACCGACCGCAGCAAATGGATCCTCGTGGCATGCAGCTCGTGGTACACCGGCCGCGGCCCCGAACTGACGATCGACGGCGACATATCGACCAAATTCGAGAACCGTTACAACAACATCGGCCAAGGCGACATCGAAACGCTCCCCGTGACGATCGACTGGGATCTGGGCAAGACCTGCTACTACGCCGGCATGAAACTCACGCGCCGCAACGACAGCTACGTCACCGACCTCAAAGCGGGCTGGATCGAAATGTCCGACGACGGCAAAACCTGGATGCCTCTGCAATCCTTCGACTTCGAGGGCAGCAAGACGGTCGTCGGCGATTTCCGCAGCGAACAATGGTTCGGGTCGGGACGCTACCTGCGGCTGAAAATGACCGAATCCGGCCGTCCGGGCCGGAAACTGGTATCGGTATGCGAATTCGAACCCGTACTGATCGACGCCGGCGAATGA